The following coding sequences are from one Nicotiana tabacum cultivar K326 chromosome 1, ASM71507v2, whole genome shotgun sequence window:
- the LOC107768149 gene encoding uncharacterized protein LOC107768149 — translation MCLSTTKGFEPMLTESINHFLTSYRNGSSDFSNFQSIFFRLIQTMPDPPLEITWFYSAVTFHTSKSAGFSKIIVAKDLFHLLISCSGPCNGSKKIALLAPVLYVLYDVVCEFSRNGLFLNNEIRDLVEKIVGYICICLGDREILNEFDEDILCFEELVGVWTVDRVGECAKFDENLGVFFPIVSVEVYEGRNIRRGIRDLAGIVMCEVFLLNLSMKFNMGFVNEDIQNDARNWAIQTLKQFQNFELLDLLLRILLEKRLAVTTLLSSEDAVILQKLLYDAVILVDHSFLGSRRWFQLPESHFRNLALLWSLVADNAIQFAREICDQDRVLAYVNAFSESQLPSKLLKWVSTQAGTEENLSNPKFTTPKALIKWLFIMEDQGLWVCDHDKLKFHAKAAICNSWPDCFLPESKPEGWTANEREHREGKCIVEDSLNKPFSAAYFCTDKLPTDGDRKRKDRVKDTDTRGTPVKLVKYNVHESPKKEKFFPFSDEDMEVMG, via the exons ATGTGCCTATCAACAACAAAGGGCTTCGAGCCCATGTTAACAGAATCAATCAATCACTTCTTGACCTCTTACAGAAATGGAAGTTctgatttctcaaattttcagTCCATTTTCTTTCGTTTGATACAAACAATGCCCGACCCGCCTCTTGAAATTACTTGGTTTTACTCTGCTGTAACTTTTCACACCTCAAAATCAGCTGGTTTTAGCAAAATCATTGTCGCTAAAGACTTGTTTCACTTGCTAATTTCTTGTTCGGGTCCTTGTAACGGGTCGAAAAAGATTGCTTTGCTTGCCCCTGTACTGTACGTTCTGTATGATGTAGTATGCGAGTTTTCGCGTAATGGGTTGTTCTTGAATAATGAAATTAGGGACTTAGTAGAGAAAATTGTTGgttatatatgtatatgtttAGGTGATCGTGAAATCTTGAACGAGTTTGATGAGGATATTCTCTGTTTTGAGGAATTGGTTGGGGTTTGGACAGTTGATCGGGTTGGGGAGTGTGCTAAATTTGACGAGAATTTAGGGGTTTTCTTTCCAATTGTGAGTGTTGAGGTTTATGAGGGTCGAAATATAAGGCGTGGGATCAGGGATTTAGCTGGGATTGTAATGTGTGAGGTGTTCTTGCTTAATTTGTCTATGAAGTTTAATATGGGGTTTGTAAATGAGGACATCCAAAATGATGCGCGAAATTGGGCAATTCAAACTCTCAAGCAGTTCCAAAATTTTGAACTTTTAG ATCTGCTTCTCAGAATTCTGTTGGAAAAAAGGCTGGCGGTCACTACCTTATTG AGTTCTGAAGACGCAGTTATTCTACAGAAACTATTGTATGATGCTGTGATACTGGTTGATCATTCATTTCTAGGTTCTAGAAGATGGTTTCAGCTACCAGAATCCCACTTCAGGAACTTGGCTCTACTATGGTCCTTAGTAGCTGATAACGCCATACAGTTTGCTAG GGAAATATGTGATCAAGATAGGGTGCTTGCTTATGTAAATGCTTTCTCCGAGTCTCAGCTACCCAGCAAATTACTTAAATGGGTCTCTACTCAAGCTGGAACAGAAGAGAACCTGAGTAATCCAAAATTTACGACACCCAAAGCTCTCATAA AATGGCTTTTTATCATGGAAGACCAAGGTCTTTGGGTGTGTGATCATGATAAACTGAAGTTCCATGCCAAAGCAGCAATTTGTAATTCATGGCCAGACTGTTTTCTCCCTGAATCTAAGCCCGAAGGATGGACCGCTAACGAGAGAGAGCATAGGGAAGGCAAATGCATTGTGGAAGATTCATTGAACAAACCATTCTCTGCTGCTTATTTTTGTACAGATAAATTGCCTACTGATGGTGATAGAAAGCGCAAAGATCGAGTGAAGGACACAGATACAAGAGGAACACCAGTCAAGCTTGTAAAGTATAATGTTCATGAAAGCCCAAAGAAAGAGAAATTTTTTCCTTTCTCTGATGAAGATATGGAAGTGATGGGATGA